In Actinobacillus equuli, the genomic stretch CGATTGCGTTAGCTCGTATTGATGACCGTTTAATTCACGGTCAGGTTGCAACCGTATGGACAAAAGAAAGTAAAGTAAAACGTATCATCGTAGTAAATGATGATGTGGCTAAAGATAAAGTACGTTCTACGATGCTGAAAAGTGTGGCTCCACTAGGTGTAACGGCTCACGTAGTTGATGTTGCGAAAATGATTCGTGTATATAACAACCCTGAATATGCCGATGATCGTGTAATGCTATTATTTACTAACCCGAGTGATGTATTAACGTTAATTGAAGGCGGTGTTCCGTTAACTTCAATCAACGTAGGTGGTATCTCTCATAAAGAGGGTAAACAAATGGTTAGCCATGCGGTAGCCGTGGATCAAAAAGATATTGATGCATTTAAAGCGATTGACGCAAAAGGCGTTGAATTAGAAGTGCGTAAAGTATCAAGCGATAGCCGTCAAGCAATGATGGATCTATTGAAAAAGAATAACTTAATTTAAGGGAAATTATTATGGAACTCTCATTCTTACAAATTCTTTTAGTGTTCCTTGCCGCTTGTATTTCAGGCGCAGGTTCAATCCTTGATGAATGGCAAACCCAGCGTCCAATCGTGGCGTGTACATTAGTCGGTTTAGCGTTATCAGTAGGTGCGCCGGATTCTGCGGAAGTGATTAAAAATGCAATCATTATCGGTGGTACGCTTGAATTAATGGCATTAGGTTGGATGAACATCGGTGCGGCAGTTGCACCGGATGCGGCATTAGCTTCTGTTGTTTCAACTATCCTTGTTATTGTTGGCGGTCAAGAAATCGCAACAGGTATCGCAGTTGCAATTCCACTTGCAGCGGCAGGTCAAGTATTAACTTATGTAGTACGTGCAATTACCGTTGGTTTCCAACACGCGGCAGATAAATCAATCGAAGACGGTAGCTTAACTCGCTTAGACTGGTTACACCGTGGTGCGTTAATGCTTCAAGTAATGCGTATTGCAATCCCGGCGCTTGTTGTTGCGTTAACAGCAGGTACTGACGTTGTACAAACAATGTTAAATGCAATTCCGCCGGTTGTGACAACAGGTCTTAAAATTGCAGGTGGCTTTATTGCGGTAGTAGGTTACGCAATGGTTATCAATATGATGCGTGCGGGTCACTTAATGCCTTTCTTCTTCGCAGGTTTCGTTATTGCAGGCTTTACTGATTTCAACCTTGTTGCACTAGGTGCATTAGGTGCAATCATGGCATTGCTTTACATCCAATTACATCCTAAATACAACAAAAGCCAACAAGTTGTGGTAGCACAAGCAGCTGATAACGGCTTAGACAACCGCTTAGACTAAGAAGGAATTTACTATGACTACTGAAATCAAAAAAGTAACAAAAAGTGATTTGAATGCGGTTGTTCGTCGTTCAAACTTATTCCAAGGTTCATGGAACTTTGAACGTATGCAAGGCTTAGGTTTTGCTTACTCAATGGTACCGGTTATCAAACGTTTATATCCGGATCAAAACTCACAAGAACGTAAAGATGCGATTAAACGTCACTTAGAATTCTTCAATACTCAACCATTCGTTGCTGCACCGGTATTAGGTGTGACGATTGCGATGGAAGAAGAGCGTGCAAACGGTAAAGAGATCGACAATGCGGCAATCAACGGTATTAAAGTTGGTTTAATGGGACCGCTTGCCGGTGTGGGTGACCCAATCTTCTGGGGTACGGTTCGTCCGGTATTTGCAGCGCTTGGTGCGGGTATCGCATTAAACGGTTCAATCCTTGGTCCGATTTTATTCTTCGTATTATTTAACCTTGTTCGTTTAGCGACCCGTTACTACGGTGTAACTTACGGTTATAAAAAAGGTTTAGACGTAGTACAAGATATGAGTGGCGGCTTGTTACAAAAATTAACGGAAGGTGCATCAATCCTTGGTTTATTTATCATGGGGGCGTTAGTTCAGAAATGGACAAGCATCAATGTACCACTTGTAGTTTCTACGATTCAAATGCAAGACGGTACGGAACAAACAACAACCGTACAACAGATTCTTGATAGTTTAATGCCAGGTTTATTACCGTTATTATTAACATTTGCTTGTATGTGGTTACTACGTAACCGTGTCAATGCACTTTGGATTATCGTAGGCTTCTTTGTTATCGGTATCTTAGGTGCAGCAACAGGTGCATTAGCTTAATATTGCTTTTCCACGGAAACCGACTTACTCTAATAATATAGATATAATTTGTGTTTCCGTGGTTTTATTTTACAAGCGGTAAAATTTGCGGATTTTTTTACAAAAATTCAATAAATTTTGACCGCTTGTTTTTTTGTGAACTCCTTATTGCTAAGTGGTAAATTTCAATGACAAACATTATTCTTCTTATTGGTATCGCAGCAGTGCTTGCTTTTGCAATTTACGATCAAGTGATTATGCCTAACCTGAAAGGTGAAACGAAATTGACCGTGCAATTACAACGCCAAGTAAAAGGAGATGCGTGGATCTTAATTGGTTTGATTACGCTTACGATGGTTTATGGAGTACAAAATGGAATCGAATCGTTAACCATTTATTTATTGGCGTTTTCAATTATACTTTGTGTTTATGTCACTTTTTTACGTTCGCCACGTTTGTTATTAAAAGAACAAGGATTCTTTTTTGCCAATGTCTTTTTTGAGTATGCTAATATTCATCAAATTAACTTAGCTCAATCACAAATTATTGTGATTGATTTAAAAAGCGGACGACGTTTACTAGTACGTATTCAAACGCCTGAAGATATAGAGAAAGTTGTAAACTTCTTTGGAGGATACAAAAAATGATTTTTAAATTAAAAGGCAAATTTCAACATTATGATTGGGGTGGTTCAACTTTTATTCCTCATTTTTTGAAGTTGGATGCGCCCGAACAAAAAACGTACGCGGAATATTGGTTAGGAGCCCATCCCTCGGCACCCTCGGATATTTTATTTGAACAAAAATGGCTCCCCTTGGATCAAGTTCTTCAAGTTGCTCCCGAATTATTAGGTGAGAAAAGCCGAAGCCTATTTGGTGATAATCTTCCTTATTTATTGAAAATTTTAGATATAAAACAACCGCTTTCTATTCAAATTCATCCTACTAAAGCCGAAGCTGAACATGGTTTTGCCTTAGAAAATCAGCAAGGTGTTCCTCTTACTGCCCCCCAGCGCGTTTATAAAGATCGCAACCATAAGCCGGAGATGATGATCGCTCTTTCTGACTTTTGGGGATTACATGGCTTCAAACCGATTACTGATATTAAAGCGAGTTTAGAACAGCATGATTCACTTAAACCGATTGCTAAAGCTTTAGATGAAAAGGGTTTACCTTTGGTTTATGCCGATATTATGCAGGCGGACAAGCAACAAATTGCTGAGTGGTTGTTACCGATTATTGAAGAAAAATTTGAAGAATACCAAGCCGGGAAACTGAAACCGGATAATCCGGATTATTGGATATGCTACATTTCTGATGCGATGAATTCACCATTACACAGTTTAGACGGTGGTATTATTTGTTTTTATTTCTTTAATATCGTTTATCTCAAAAAAGGTGAAGGCTTATATCAAGGTGCGGGCTTGCCGCACGCTTATTTACGCGGACAAAATATTGAATTAATGGCAAATTCGGATAACGTTATTCGGGGCGGATTAACACCTAAACACATTGATATTCCCGCTTTACTGCATTCGATTGACTATCGTCCGGTTACACCTAAAATTATTCCGGCTTATCGGGAAACCGATGGCTTTATTCATCTTTACCCAACACCGGAAGCCAAAGATTTTGCCTTACAGCATCTCGAATTTAAACCTTTTGATGAAGAAAACTTTACCGCAGATTGCGCAAGTATTCTGTTAGTTATGAAAGGTAGCCTATACATTGATTTAGGCAAAGAGGCGATTCATCTACAGCAAGGCGAGTCAATTTTTATCGCGGCGGAAAGCCAAGTGGATATTATTGCGGAAACAGACGGCTATGCAGTGATTGCAACCTTGCCGTAAATCTGACAATATATATTGTGATTAATATATGGCGTAATGTTTTTGGCTTTAACTATTGAGGTAAATTATGAAATACTCAACATTACTTACAAGTGCAGCAATGTCTATGTTTTTGGCGATGAATGCTTATGCGGAAGGTAATCAAATTAAGCCGACTGTCGAACATAAAACCGTGACAAAAAATGCACCGCTTTCAGCAAAAGAGATCAATCAACAACGTTTTAACGACAGTGTTGCGTTACGTTTTTTCGGTTATGAGCTTACGCAAGATCCACAGGGCCAACCAATGCTCAGTTTCAAATAT encodes the following:
- a CDS encoding PTS mannose/fructose/sorbose transporter subunit IIC, producing MELSFLQILLVFLAACISGAGSILDEWQTQRPIVACTLVGLALSVGAPDSAEVIKNAIIIGGTLELMALGWMNIGAAVAPDAALASVVSTILVIVGGQEIATGIAVAIPLAAAGQVLTYVVRAITVGFQHAADKSIEDGSLTRLDWLHRGALMLQVMRIAIPALVVALTAGTDVVQTMLNAIPPVVTTGLKIAGGFIAVVGYAMVINMMRAGHLMPFFFAGFVIAGFTDFNLVALGALGAIMALLYIQLHPKYNKSQQVVVAQAADNGLDNRLD
- a CDS encoding PTS mannose transporter subunit IID — encoded protein: MTTEIKKVTKSDLNAVVRRSNLFQGSWNFERMQGLGFAYSMVPVIKRLYPDQNSQERKDAIKRHLEFFNTQPFVAAPVLGVTIAMEEERANGKEIDNAAINGIKVGLMGPLAGVGDPIFWGTVRPVFAALGAGIALNGSILGPILFFVLFNLVRLATRYYGVTYGYKKGLDVVQDMSGGLLQKLTEGASILGLFIMGALVQKWTSINVPLVVSTIQMQDGTEQTTTVQQILDSLMPGLLPLLLTFACMWLLRNRVNALWIIVGFFVIGILGAATGALA
- a CDS encoding DUF986 family protein translates to MTNIILLIGIAAVLAFAIYDQVIMPNLKGETKLTVQLQRQVKGDAWILIGLITLTMVYGVQNGIESLTIYLLAFSIILCVYVTFLRSPRLLLKEQGFFFANVFFEYANIHQINLAQSQIIVIDLKSGRRLLVRIQTPEDIEKVVNFFGGYKK
- the manA gene encoding mannose-6-phosphate isomerase, class I, translated to MIFKLKGKFQHYDWGGSTFIPHFLKLDAPEQKTYAEYWLGAHPSAPSDILFEQKWLPLDQVLQVAPELLGEKSRSLFGDNLPYLLKILDIKQPLSIQIHPTKAEAEHGFALENQQGVPLTAPQRVYKDRNHKPEMMIALSDFWGLHGFKPITDIKASLEQHDSLKPIAKALDEKGLPLVYADIMQADKQQIAEWLLPIIEEKFEEYQAGKLKPDNPDYWICYISDAMNSPLHSLDGGIICFYFFNIVYLKKGEGLYQGAGLPHAYLRGQNIELMANSDNVIRGGLTPKHIDIPALLHSIDYRPVTPKIIPAYRETDGFIHLYPTPEAKDFALQHLEFKPFDEENFTADCASILLVMKGSLYIDLGKEAIHLQQGESIFIAAESQVDIIAETDGYAVIATLP